A single genomic interval of Hevea brasiliensis isolate MT/VB/25A 57/8 chromosome 4, ASM3005281v1, whole genome shotgun sequence harbors:
- the LOC131179244 gene encoding G-type lectin S-receptor-like serine/threonine-protein kinase SD1-1, whose protein sequence is MRNHDDMKDYDKDSAMEEMELTIFDLVIVKNATNNFSRNNKLGEGGFGPVFKGTLLDGQEIAVKRLSETSRQGREEFKNEVKLIAKLQHRNLVKLLGCCIEGEEKLLIYEYMPNKSLDFFTFDKTRWKLLDWHRRFHIIEGIARGLLYLHQDSRLRIIHRDLKVSNILLDSDMNPKISDFGLARTFGREQSPTNTNRVVGTYGYMPPEYAINGLFSVKSDVFNFGVIILEIVSGKRNRGFSLGGLGHNLLGYAWRLWVKGRPLELIDKSLYDSCGPSQVLRCIHVGLLCVQQLPEDRPNTSTVVLMLVSDTFLPQPKQPGFCTERNPYEAESSSRKESNYSGNEITTTIIDPR, encoded by the exons ATGAGGAACCATGATGACATGAAGGATTATGATAAAGATAGTGCAATGGAAGAGATGGAATTAACAATCTTTGATTTAGTAATTGTGAAGAATGCCACTAACAACTTTTCAAGAAATAATAAACTGGGAGAAGGTGGCTTTGGACCCGTATTCAAG GGTACATTATTGGACGGGCAAGAAATAGCGGTGAAAAGGCTTTCTGAAACTTCCAGACAAGGAAGAGAAGAGTTCAAAAatgaagtcaaattgattgcgaAGCTTCAGCATAGAAATCTTGTAAAGCTTCTTGGCTGTTGCATTGAAGGAGAGGAAAAATTGTTGATCTATGAATACATGCCCAACAAAAGCCTGGACTTCTTTACTTTTG ATAAAACAAGATGGAAATTACTCGATTGGCATAGACGCTTCCATATTATCGAGGGGATTGCCCGTGGACTTCTCTATCTTCATCAAGACTCAAGACTAAGAATCATCCATAGAGATTTGAAAGTTAGTAATATTTTACTTGATAGTGATATGAATCCAAAAATTTCTGATTTTGGATTGGCAAGAACATTTGGAAGAGAACAAAGTCCGACAAACACAAATAGAGTTGTTGGGACATA TGGTTATATGCCACCTGAGTATGCCATTAATGGTCTCTTCTCAGTAAAATCCGATGTTTTTAATTTTGGTGTTATAATTTTAGAAATAGTCAGTGGAAAGAGAAATCGAGGATTTTCCCTTGGAGGTCTTGGTCACAACCTTCTTGGATAT gCATGGAGGCTGTGGGTGAAAGGGAGGCCTTTAGAACTAATTGATAAATCATTATATGACTCGTGCGGTCCATCTCAGGTTCTACGATGCATCCATGTGGGCTTGTTATGTGTGCAACAGCTGCCAGAGGACAGGCCGAATACGTCAACTGTGGTTTTAATGTTGGTAAGTGACACTTTTCTGCCTCAGCCAAAGCAGCCTGGTTTTTGCACTGAGAGAAATCCATATGAAGCAGAATCTTCGTCGAGGAAAGAAAGCAATTATTCAGGAAATGAAATCACCACTACCATAATAGATCCTAGATAG